A stretch of DNA from Rhizobium sp. EC-SD404:
GCGTCATCGACCAGGAATACGGCAACCTCGTCTACGAATCGCTGATGTTTCGAAGCCGCGACGAGCCGTTCACGCTCTACGGCCTGATCGCCGAGACCGCCGAATGGGATGAAGAACGCAGCTTCATCGAGTTCCAGATCCATCCGGAGGCGCGCTTTTCCGATGGCGAGCCGGTCAAGCCGGAAGACGTGATATTCTCCTTCGAACTGCTGACCGAGAAGGGCCGGCCGCCCTATTCCACCCGGCTGAACTTCGTCGAAAAGCTCGAGAAGGTCGGAGAGCGCGGTGTGCGCTTCACCTTTGGGGAGGATGCGAGCCGCGAATTGCCACTGCTGATCGCGATGAGCCCGATCCTGCCGAAGCATGCGATCGATCCCGAAACATTCGATCGATCCTCCCTGAAGCCCCCAATCGGCTCCGGACCTTACCTCATCTCCGAGGTCGAACCGGGCCAGAGCATCACCTTCGAACGCGACCCGGAATACTGGGCCCGTGACCTGCCGGTCAAACGCGGCCAGGACAATTTCGACACCGTGACGGTGGAGTATTTCCTTTCGGCAAGCTCCCAGTTCGAGGCGTTCAAGCGCGGCCTCTTCGACGTGTTTCCCGAGGGCAGCCCCACCGCCTGGGCACGGTCCTACAACATTCCCGCCGTCGAGGACGGCCGCATCGTCAAGGATGAGTTCCGCCCGCAACTTCCGTCCGGCATGCTGGGCTTCGTCTTCAACACGCGTCGCGACATCTTCGCCGACCGGCAGGTGCGCCAGGCGCTGGCCATGCTGTTCGATTTCGAATGGGCGAACCGCACGCTCTTCGACGGTGCCTACACGCGCACGCAAAGCTACTGGCAGGGTTCTGACTTCTCGAGCCTCGAAACGCCTGCCAATGCGATCGAGAAAGAGTTGCTCGCACCGTTCCCCGATGCGGTGATGCCGGAGATCATGGATGGCAGCTTCCGCATGCCGCAGACCAGCGGCGCCGGCCGCGACCGCGAAAGCCAGCGCGCCGCCTACGATCTGCTGCGCGAGGCCGGCTACCGCATCGAAGGCGGACGCATGGTCGACGAAAACGGACGTCAGCTTGCCTTCGAAGTGATGACGCAGAACGAAGGCCAGGAAAAACTCGCACTCGCCTATCAGCGCACCCTCACCTCGCTCGGCATCGCCATGCGCATCCGCACCGTCGACGACGCGCAGTACCAGCAGCGAAGCCTCGCCTACGACTACGACATGATCGTCAAGTCCTACCCCTCGACCCTGTCTCCAGGCGCCGAGCAGAACTGGCGCTGGCACTCGAGCTCGCGCGATCCGCAAGGCACCTTCAACTTCGCAGGTGCCGCCGATCCCGCGATCGACGCGATGATCGACGCCATGCTCAACGCCCGCAGCGACGACGAATTCACCGCCGCGGTCCGCGCCTTCGATCGCGTGCTGCTGTCGGGCTGGTACATGGTGCCGCTCTACCATGTCGAAGAACAATGGGTTGCGCGCTGGGCCCATATCGAACGGCCAGAAACGACACCCATATATGGCTATACGCTTCCCACCTGGTGGGATGGCCGCGTGGCCGGCGAATAGGCGCCACACGCAACAAGTGCTTTGAAAGAGAGGATCACACCATGAAAACAATCCGCATCGATGTGATCTCCGACGTCATGTGTCCCTGGTGCTATATCGGCAAGCGCCGTCTGGAAGGCGCAGTCGAGGCGCTCGATGGCGATGTCGCCGTCGAGATCAACTGGCGCCCCTACCAGCTCGATCCGACATTGCCCAAGGAAGGCAAGGACCGGGCGCGCTATCTCGAAGAGAAGTTCGGCGGCCCCGAGCGCGCCGCGGCCATTTACGAGCGCGTGCGCGAAGCAGGCCGCGAGGAAGCGATTCCCTTCGACTTCGAGGCAATTCCGGTGTCGGCCAACACGCTCGATGCGCATCGCCTGATCCGCTGGGCCGGCGAACACGGTCGCGTCGCGCAGGATCGCGTCGTCGAAAGCCTGTTCCGGAAGTATTTCACCGAAGGAGCAGACATCGGCGACGATCAAACCTTGCTCGATTGCGCCGAGGAAGCAGGCCTCGATCGCGCCGTCGTTGCAACCAAGCTCGCCGGCGATCTCGATCGCGCCACCGTTTCCGCCGAGATCGAAAACGCCGGCCGCATGGGCGTCCAAGGCGTACCCTGCTTCATCCTGAACAACAAATACGCCGTCAGCGGCGCCCAGCCCGCCGCGACGCTTGCCGACGCCATCCGCCAGGTCGCCGCCGAGGCCGCTGCAGCCTAGCGCTTTTTACCGACGACACGACGAATACAGAAAAGGCCGCTCGACGGTAGGTCGGAGCGGCCTTTTCGTATGACGGTAGATCGACGGCCCGTATCTGGACCATAACGCTCAGGCGTTGACGGCGACTTTGCGTGCCTGGTCGTCGCGGCCGCCCTTGAGCAGTTCGGCAACGAGGAAGGCGAGTTCCAGCGCCTGGTCGGCGTTGAGCCGCGGATCACAGTGCGTGTGGTAGCGGTCCGAGAGATCGTCGGCCGAAACCGCACGCGCGCCTCCGGTGCACTCGGTCACGTTCTTGCCGGTCATCTCGATGTGGATGCCGCCTGGATGCGAGCCTTCGGCCCGGTGGATCTGGAAGAAGCTCTCGACCTCCGACAGGATCCGCTCGAACGGCCGCGTCTTGTAGCTGTTCAGCGTGATCGTGTTGCCGTGCATCGGATCGCAGGACCAGACGACCTTCTTGCCTTCGCGCTCGACGGCGCGGATCAGCTTCGGCAGGTGCTCGGCGACCTTGTCGTGACCGAAGCGTGCGATCAGCGTCAGCCGCCCGGCTTCGTTGCCCGGATTGAGGATGTCGATCAGCTTGAGCAGGTCATCCGGCTGCAGGCTCGGACCGCATTTCAGGCCGATCGGGTTCTTGATGCCGCGGCAGAACTCGATATGGGCGTGGTCCGCCTGGCGCGTGCGGTCGCCGATCCAGATCATGTGACCGGAGGTGGCATACCAGTCGCCCGAGGTGGAATCGACGCGCGTCATCGCCTCTTCATAGCCAAGCAGCAGCGCTTCGTGGCTCGTGAAGAAATCGGTTTCGTTGAGCGACCGGTTGCTCTCGGAATCGATTCCGATCGCCTTCATGAAATCCATCGTCTCGGAAATGCGGTCGGCGAGCTTGCGGTAGCGCTCCGCCTGCGGGCTGTCCTTGACGAAGCCGAGCATCCACTGGTGGACGTTGTCGAGATTGGCATAGCCGCCCTGTGCGAAGGCGCGCAGCAGGTTCAGCGTGGCCGCCGACTGCCGGTACGCCATGATCTGGCGCTCCGGGCTCGGAATGCGCGACGCTTCGTCGAACTCGATGCCGTTGATGATGTCACCGCGGTAGGAAGGCAGGGTTACGCCGTCCTTGGTCTCGTTGTCGGACGAGCGCGGCTTGGCGAACTGGCCGGCAATGCGACCGACCTTGACCACCGGCTGCTGCGCTCCGAACGTCAGGACGACGGCCATCTGCAGGAACACGCGGAAGAAGTCGCGGATGTTGTCCGCGCCATGCTCGGCGAAGCTTTCGGCGCAATCGCCGCCCTGGAGCAAGAAGCCCTCGCCCTCGGCCACTCGGGCAAGCGACGTTTTCAGCTTGCGGGCCTCACCGGCAAAAACGAGCGGCGGAAAGCTGGCCAGACGCGCTTCTGCGGTCTTCAGCGCCTCCATATCCGGATAGGAGGGGACCTGCTGGATCGGCTTGTCGCGCCAGCTTGTGGGGTTCCATGTCTGTGCCATAACGCTCACCTGTAGGCTCTTCCCTGACGACGGACATGCCCTGCCCGCCGTTCGAAGCCGGGCTTATAAACCCAAAGCGTCCCGCAAGCAAAGACCGCGCAACGAATAGACGTCAAGCGACGTAGCGGGCGCCATTTTCTTGCAAGAGACGATCGAAGAGCGTTCGGTCTTCGGCCGAAAGACTGACGGCACGGGGATAGATCGGCCAATCCCGGTCGGCGAGGATCGGCGTGTCGAAATGCGCCGTTCCGAGAATGAAATGTTGCAGCCCTTCGAGCCCGTGCTCGCGCAGGAAGCCCTTCAGCACCGCATCCAGGTAAGATTGCAGGATCGGACATTCGTCCGCGCTCTCCTCCGGCGGATCGGCTTCGTAGATGTAGACCGGGCACCCGTCAGGTACCCTCTCCCCGAGAACACTCAACGCTCCGAGCGGCACGTGCCGGCGCTGATAGTCGTTCTCGCGCAGATCGACCGCCGCGAGATTGTCCACATGGTCGAACACCAGGAGCCCGTCGATCTCGTTGCCTCGCGCGGGCCGCACTGTCAGCAGCGACGCATGCACGGCGCGATCGGCCGCAAGCCCGGCGTCGGGCCGGGGCTGCCATTCCCGCCGCCAGCCCGAAACGCGCGCGGGCAGCGCGCCGACGATATGCGTGCGCAGCGTCTCGCGATTGACGAGAGACCCGTAGCCGAAATAGGCGACCAGCGCGCCCTCCGCGGCCAGACGCGAAAGCGTCCCGTCGTCGGCCGGACAATCCTGCATGTTGCCCCGCTCCTGTTCGAAGTTTGCGGGGCGCTCATGCCATGCCAAGGACTGCAGCTCAACCCGAGCCGCCGGATCCGAGGCCTCTATCGGACGAGCCGCACCGTCTCTGGCCCGACCAGTTCCTCGACGGGACATTCGATGATCACGCGGATATCGTCATAGTCGCGGTCGCTGCCGCCATTTTCGGGGGGCCGGTCCTCGAAACCGTAATAGCGGAACTTGCCGGGCGCGCAGGCCTTGGTGGAAACCTGCGGATTGCGGTTCTTACCCTCGGGTATGATCCCACCCTTGCTGCGCGGCGTGCATTCCGCCAGCGTGTTGCACAACACCGTCTCGACCAGGCGCAGACCATCCAGGTCGTAGCTCTCGACGCCGCCGTCGATGACGGTGTCGGTGTAATAGGTGTATTTCGCGCGACGCGATTTTTCGGGATTTTCCTTGTAGTATTTCGCTTCGCGCACATTCCAGAGCTTCAGACTCAGCGCTTCGCCCGCCGCACATTTCGGCATCGTATAAGTATATTTGCCGCCATTGTTGTCGGCGATCTGCGTCATCTGCGATCGGCCCGGCGCGGTATCGCCGCTCCCTCCAGAGGACGAACCGCCCGTTCCGCCATTGCCGCCGCCGGCGTTGCTGTTCACGGCTGCCGCCTTGCGCGCATCGAAGCAGTAGACCGAAATTCGGTTGTAGTCCCAGGCTTCCGGATCAAGCTGTGTCACCTTGGATGCCTGGTAGCGGTAGGCCGCGCCCTTGTAGCGCGCGGTACTCGTGACGCCGATGTTGAGCGGCCCGTTGTTCAGCACGCTCCCGATCGATGTCCGCATGTCGAGCGTCGCCGTGACCTGAAAATCGCTGAGCGAGACCCACTCACCGGAAAGGTTGATATTTGCAAGATCGCCATTGAAGGAAAAGGCGTTCGTCAGGTTCGCCTTGAAGCCATTGAGCAAAGCCGTGTCAGCGGTGTTGACGCCGCCGGCGGCGATGGCGAGCGCGATCTTGTCGACCTCGTTCTTCATCTGAACGTGCACGTTCGATGCTTTGGTGTAGTCCACCGCAAGGCCCGCCGCGCCGGCCATCGGCACAAGCAGAAGGCCGAAGAGAATGCCGAACTGACCAGATTTGTCTTTGACGAAATCCCGCGCTGCCATCACGCACCCCCAGCTTCATGCCGAAGCGGCGAGCATAACGACCCGGATTTTACGATGATCTTGACGCAATCGGACGTATTTTAGATTGTCCAAAAATAGGACATTAAAATATTCAGAACTGACGAAGCGAGATCTAGACCCGCTCGCCGCCCTTGATCCGATAGGTCGGGTTGTACATCGTGACCAGTTCCTCCGCTGCCGTCGGGTGCACGGCCATGGTGCGATCGAAATCGTCCTTGGTCGCACCGGTCTTCAGCGCGATACCGAGAAGCTGGGCCATTTCACCCGCTTCCGGCCCGAGAATGTGGACGCCCAGCACCTTCCGGTCGAGCGCATTGACCACGATTTTCATGATCGTCCGCTCATCCCGCCCGGCGAGCACGTGCTTCATCGGCCTGAATTCAGCGCGATAGATTTCCAGTTCTTCGAAATCCTTGCTCGCATCCTCTTCCGACAGCCCGATCGTGCCGATCTCGGGTTGGGAGAAAACCGCCGTTGCGATCAGTTGATGATCCGGCTTCGTCGGATTGTTCTTAAAGGCGGTTTCCACGAAGCACATGGCCTCATGAATGGCGACCGGCGTCAGCTGCACGCGGTCGGTCACATCGCCGACGGCGTAGATATTCTCGACATTGGTGCGGGAATAGTCGTCGACGGTGACCGCACCCTTGTGATCGACTGCGACGCCAGCCGCCTCGAGCCCGAGATGCTCGGTATTCGGGTCGCGCCCGAGCGCCAGCATCACCTGGTCGGCCTTGAGCACTTCGCCGTTTTTCGTGTGTGCCAGAAGGCGGCCGTCATCGCTCTTTTCGATCTTCGCGAAAACGTCCTGGCAAAGGATGCGAATGCCCTTCTTTTCCATGGCCTCGTGAAGACCCCGGCGCATGTCGCCATCGAAGCGGCCGAGGATTTCCTTGCCGCGGTAGATAACCGTCGTTTCGACGCCGAGCCCGTGGAAGATGTTGGCGAACTCCACAGCGATATAGCCGCCCCCGGCGATCACGATCGCTTTCGGCAGCGTCTCCAGGTGGAACGCCTCGTTCGAGGTGATGCAGAGTTCGTACCCCGGCAGGGACGCGTGCGGATTGGCAAATCCACCGACGGCGATCAGGATCTTGTCCGCCGTGACGCGCTCGCCCGTCGCCTTGAGCTCGATCGTATGGGCATCCACGAGCACGGCGCGGCTATCGAAGAGCGTCACATTCGCATTGGTCAGACCCTTGCGGTAAAGTCCTTCCAGGCGTTCGATTTCGCGGTCCTTGTTGGCGATCAGCGTCGGCCAGTCGAACGACGATTCCCCGACGGTCCAGCCGTATCCCGCGGCATCTTCGAACGCTTCGGAGAAGTGAGACGCGTAGACGAACAGCTTCTTCGGCACGCAGCCGCGGATCACGCAGGTGCCGCCATAGCGGTATTCCTCCGCGATGGCGACCTTGCGACCGAGCGCGCCTGTCACCCGCGCTGCCCGAACACCACCCGAGCCACCACCGATGACGAAAAGGTCGTAGTCGTACTCAGCCATGGGATCGATCCTGCGCGTGGTCTTGACGACGCCGCGTGTCCGACGCCGAGACGGTTCTGGTGAAATGAAAGCCCGGCGCTTGGCCGGGCTTCGAACGTCTTATCTAGGGCTGCTTGTGACTATTGTGCAGGGGGGGCAGCCGGATCGGCCACCGTGCCCGTTTCGGGATCGATGCCGGCATCTTCCGCCGTCGGTGCCTGGTCGCCGAGACGCTGCTCGAGCGCGGCGTCGGCCTCCACGGCGAGATCGCGCGAGATGCCGGTCGCCCAGATTTCAGCGGAACGCATCAGTTCCTGCGTGACGGTGATGCCGTTTTCCAGAAGTTTGAGGCCGGCCGACGACGTGTAGAACTCCGTGATCGCGTTCAGCTCTTCTTCCGTGAAGTTGCGCGCATAGATCTCGGCAGCCTCGCGCTCCAGGTCGCCGCGGCGCGATGCGAGGGAGACAGCCACGTCGTCGATCGTGGAGGAGATTTCCGATTCGAAGTTCGGCGTGCTCTGGATGAGCGCCGACTTCAGCTGTTCGGCCGTACCCGGCAGGATCTGGTCGAACTGGTCGGTGGCGCCGAGCGCGGCGATGGCAGCACGTGCGGCGGCCCTGTGGCTGTCGCTCAACTGTTCCTGGGAAAGCGCCG
This window harbors:
- a CDS encoding DsbA family oxidoreductase, whose product is MKTIRIDVISDVMCPWCYIGKRRLEGAVEALDGDVAVEINWRPYQLDPTLPKEGKDRARYLEEKFGGPERAAAIYERVREAGREEAIPFDFEAIPVSANTLDAHRLIRWAGEHGRVAQDRVVESLFRKYFTEGADIGDDQTLLDCAEEAGLDRAVVATKLAGDLDRATVSAEIENAGRMGVQGVPCFILNNKYAVSGAQPAATLADAIRQVAAEAAAA
- a CDS encoding DUF2059 domain-containing protein; the protein is MAISNGLFRGAGAAALIALTLAGGPALSQEQLSDSHRAAARAAIAALGATDQFDQILPGTAEQLKSALIQSTPNFESEISSTIDDVAVSLASRRGDLEREAAEIYARNFTEEELNAITEFYTSSAGLKLLENGITVTQELMRSAEIWATGISRDLAVEADAALEQRLGDQAPTAEDAGIDPETGTVADPAAPPAQ
- the gor gene encoding glutathione-disulfide reductase; its protein translation is MAEYDYDLFVIGGGSGGVRAARVTGALGRKVAIAEEYRYGGTCVIRGCVPKKLFVYASHFSEAFEDAAGYGWTVGESSFDWPTLIANKDREIERLEGLYRKGLTNANVTLFDSRAVLVDAHTIELKATGERVTADKILIAVGGFANPHASLPGYELCITSNEAFHLETLPKAIVIAGGGYIAVEFANIFHGLGVETTVIYRGKEILGRFDGDMRRGLHEAMEKKGIRILCQDVFAKIEKSDDGRLLAHTKNGEVLKADQVMLALGRDPNTEHLGLEAAGVAVDHKGAVTVDDYSRTNVENIYAVGDVTDRVQLTPVAIHEAMCFVETAFKNNPTKPDHQLIATAVFSQPEIGTIGLSEEDASKDFEELEIYRAEFRPMKHVLAGRDERTIMKIVVNALDRKVLGVHILGPEAGEMAQLLGIALKTGATKDDFDRTMAVHPTAAEELVTMYNPTYRIKGGERV
- a CDS encoding class II 3-deoxy-7-phosphoheptulonate synthase — protein: MAQTWNPTSWRDKPIQQVPSYPDMEALKTAEARLASFPPLVFAGEARKLKTSLARVAEGEGFLLQGGDCAESFAEHGADNIRDFFRVFLQMAVVLTFGAQQPVVKVGRIAGQFAKPRSSDNETKDGVTLPSYRGDIINGIEFDEASRIPSPERQIMAYRQSAATLNLLRAFAQGGYANLDNVHQWMLGFVKDSPQAERYRKLADRISETMDFMKAIGIDSESNRSLNETDFFTSHEALLLGYEEAMTRVDSTSGDWYATSGHMIWIGDRTRQADHAHIEFCRGIKNPIGLKCGPSLQPDDLLKLIDILNPGNEAGRLTLIARFGHDKVAEHLPKLIRAVEREGKKVVWSCDPMHGNTITLNSYKTRPFERILSEVESFFQIHRAEGSHPGGIHIEMTGKNVTECTGGARAVSADDLSDRYHTHCDPRLNADQALELAFLVAELLKGGRDDQARKVAVNA
- a CDS encoding TadE/TadG family type IV pilus assembly protein gives rise to the protein MAARDFVKDKSGQFGILFGLLLVPMAGAAGLAVDYTKASNVHVQMKNEVDKIALAIAAGGVNTADTALLNGFKANLTNAFSFNGDLANINLSGEWVSLSDFQVTATLDMRTSIGSVLNNGPLNIGVTSTARYKGAAYRYQASKVTQLDPEAWDYNRISVYCFDARKAAAVNSNAGGGNGGTGGSSSGGSGDTAPGRSQMTQIADNNGGKYTYTMPKCAAGEALSLKLWNVREAKYYKENPEKSRRAKYTYYTDTVIDGGVESYDLDGLRLVETVLCNTLAECTPRSKGGIIPEGKNRNPQVSTKACAPGKFRYYGFEDRPPENGGSDRDYDDIRVIIECPVEELVGPETVRLVR
- a CDS encoding gamma-glutamylcyclotransferase family protein, which encodes MQDCPADDGTLSRLAAEGALVAYFGYGSLVNRETLRTHIVGALPARVSGWRREWQPRPDAGLAADRAVHASLLTVRPARGNEIDGLLVFDHVDNLAAVDLRENDYQRRHVPLGALSVLGERVPDGCPVYIYEADPPEESADECPILQSYLDAVLKGFLREHGLEGLQHFILGTAHFDTPILADRDWPIYPRAVSLSAEDRTLFDRLLQENGARYVA
- a CDS encoding extracellular solute-binding protein gives rise to the protein MGRFSPTVALAIAAAFLPALLSPAFAEPVHAIAMHGEPALGPDFEHLPYVDPDAPKGGRIAYGVVGTFDSLNPFILQSMRTTARGVIDQEYGNLVYESLMFRSRDEPFTLYGLIAETAEWDEERSFIEFQIHPEARFSDGEPVKPEDVIFSFELLTEKGRPPYSTRLNFVEKLEKVGERGVRFTFGEDASRELPLLIAMSPILPKHAIDPETFDRSSLKPPIGSGPYLISEVEPGQSITFERDPEYWARDLPVKRGQDNFDTVTVEYFLSASSQFEAFKRGLFDVFPEGSPTAWARSYNIPAVEDGRIVKDEFRPQLPSGMLGFVFNTRRDIFADRQVRQALAMLFDFEWANRTLFDGAYTRTQSYWQGSDFSSLETPANAIEKELLAPFPDAVMPEIMDGSFRMPQTSGAGRDRESQRAAYDLLREAGYRIEGGRMVDENGRQLAFEVMTQNEGQEKLALAYQRTLTSLGIAMRIRTVDDAQYQQRSLAYDYDMIVKSYPSTLSPGAEQNWRWHSSSRDPQGTFNFAGAADPAIDAMIDAMLNARSDDEFTAAVRAFDRVLLSGWYMVPLYHVEEQWVARWAHIERPETTPIYGYTLPTWWDGRVAGE